In Babesia bovis T2Bo chromosome 4 map unlocalized Chr4_2, whole genome shotgun sequence, the sequence CCTAACGTTAATGGTGGCTTTATTCCTGGAAGGTCTCCATTTCCTCATCCGCACACTTTCTTCTCAGGTATGTCGCTTGGTATATTGCTATCTAGCATTCAGGTGTTGGCATGATGCCCGAGCGATTATCACCTATGGGTGTGATGTAAGTGTATGTTACACACAATTAAAGAAGTACAGGCCACAGCCAGTTGCTGCTACTGTTGAAACTGCAGAGCCGCCTCCAGCGGAGACTCCTCAACCTACAAAACCAGGTTAGCTATTCTAACCAGGGATCTAATGTGTATTTCAGCCCAGAAGAGCACTGGCACTCTCACTTTGGTTGGTTTCGACGCCACAAAGAAAATCGCTCTCATCAAGCTTGTTCGTACAATCACTGGTTTGGGGTTACGCGAATCTAAGGAACTAGTGGAAAGCGCTCCTCGCCAGCTTAAAAAAGACCTTCCTTTGGAGGAAGTACAGAAACTCGCCCAGGATTTGGAGGCTGCGGGTGCTACTATAAAGATTGATTAATCGTTACTCTGAATCTATAGAGGACATCGGTTCCGTATCAGACATGATAGTTCTTTTCACTCTTGCTGATTGCATCATTACATGATCATCTACACGTGCTTCAGAACTTGAAGGTGCCTGCTCATCACTTTTATGTTTCGAGAGCGTGTTTGGCGTTGTTGAGCCTTTATGGTCCGTAATGTGACTATCTTGATGCATGTATCGTTTTGGCGTGTTGTTGCTTGAGATGTTTGACTGGATCCTCTTGTTAGTCAACTCCTTTTTGGCACGTCTGGCTTCATAGTAGCCACTTTCGTGACTTAAGGGTGGATTCTGTGTAGTGTACCGTTGTTTGCTAGGGTTCCCTACACTGCCTACCGACCCTAATTTCCGCTTTACTTGTTCATTAAAAGGGCCGCTTAGGGGATCTGTCGCTTGCGTTttagcacttttggtgaCCTCATCCAAAATATCGTTCTTACTAGCGCCACACTTTGGAATCTTTTCTTCTATATAATCACTTTTATCTTTCTTAATGTGCACATCCACATTCCATCTGATTTCAAGGTCATTGGATACAGCGCTACCAGAGTGCGGTGACTTCATACTATCCACTTGCTTGGATGTCAGTCTCTGGTCAGTATTGCTATCGCAGTTACTATCAAATGAATTTGATGACGATTCCGCTAAATTACCCGTTACATCACGCTTACGTTTGGGTATCTTTATCGAGTCTTCACCATCCGGTTCCATGGATGATCTCATTTGCTTCGTTTTAAAATCACGCCAACTGTCCGCTACATTTGTCGACCTATTGTTTGCAGTTTTTAATGACTTTTTTTCTGTTTCTGTCTTTTTATTCACGTTCTTGTCACTAGTTACTTTGGAATATCCCGGAGCCAATCTGCGTTCTCCCACCCCTTTGACATCTACTGCCTTTTTCACTACATGCGGTTTCTCGGTTATTGCAGGCAATTCTACTTTAGCCTTGTTCTGGACTACCGGTTCAGTTTTTAAATCTACTTCACTTTCTTTTGCACCA encodes:
- a CDS encoding Ribosomal protein L7/L12 C-terminal family protein; its protein translation is MHLRSLVFSPAVHPAILPYIRRFTTPSYDIFKKLKDSSDGGDSSSQSASAGRRKPSDRVIRLVDEILNLTLIESADLCDLCQERLAGPNVNGGFIPGRSPFPHPHTFFSGVGMMPERLSPMGVMPQPVAATVETAEPPPAETPQPTKPAQKSTGTLTLVGFDATKKIALIKLVRTITGLGLRESKELVESAPRQLKKDLPLEEVQKLAQDLEAAGATIKID